One window of the Paenibacillus beijingensis genome contains the following:
- a CDS encoding ABC transporter substrate-binding protein — MVKMKSWFAVTLVAMLFAGLLSACSGGGSNEGTNGNTAGTNKPAQNEPAKSEPVKLKFWGGVPAEAGPQAIVDAWNAQNKDIQVEYERFVNDDPGNLKLDTALMTGQDADLFVNYAMPRLKQRVEAGLALDLSALGDYNIDDMMGPDAKLWQVDGKYYGMPTTKNMAFFWLNKDMLDKANLPIPPLDWTWDDVRTYAKKLKETGTNWGLLQHEAVFMAPFDGTLAAIGTTKADGKSNLDNPLMKAGFQNYYDLMFTDQSTPPYGEQITSKMPVDTMFLKGEAGMLNAGLFIFRNSNNLKDNPRTFKIAFAAMPRISKNDSEFKYPGGLGDVISINAKSPNKEAAWKFLKWYADGGMLPVAAGGRIPASKAVNKDEALNLMLKGVEDLYDKDSLMKVVFGEFPTYVDMLDQKMVDMRREEFEKFFLKQEDLDTALANMVKKHNEALGVK; from the coding sequence ATGGTAAAAATGAAAAGCTGGTTTGCGGTTACGTTAGTCGCAATGTTGTTTGCCGGATTGCTGTCCGCCTGCAGCGGCGGGGGATCGAATGAAGGGACAAACGGGAATACGGCCGGCACGAACAAACCGGCGCAAAACGAACCGGCCAAAAGCGAACCTGTGAAGCTGAAGTTTTGGGGCGGTGTTCCCGCGGAAGCGGGGCCGCAGGCGATCGTGGATGCGTGGAACGCCCAGAACAAAGACATCCAGGTTGAATATGAACGGTTCGTCAACGACGACCCCGGCAATTTGAAGCTCGATACGGCCCTGATGACCGGCCAGGACGCCGACTTGTTTGTGAACTATGCGATGCCGCGCCTGAAGCAGCGGGTTGAAGCGGGATTAGCGCTTGATCTGAGCGCGCTCGGCGATTATAACATCGACGATATGATGGGACCGGACGCCAAGCTGTGGCAGGTGGACGGGAAGTACTACGGAATGCCGACGACAAAGAACATGGCGTTCTTCTGGCTGAACAAAGACATGCTCGACAAAGCGAACCTGCCGATACCGCCGCTCGATTGGACTTGGGACGATGTCCGCACGTATGCGAAGAAGCTGAAGGAGACGGGCACCAATTGGGGGCTGCTGCAGCATGAGGCGGTGTTCATGGCCCCGTTCGACGGTACGCTCGCCGCGATCGGCACGACGAAAGCCGACGGAAAGTCGAATCTCGATAACCCGCTTATGAAAGCAGGCTTCCAGAATTATTACGATCTGATGTTTACCGATCAATCGACGCCTCCGTACGGCGAGCAAATTACGAGTAAAATGCCGGTCGATACGATGTTCCTGAAAGGAGAGGCGGGGATGCTGAACGCAGGGTTGTTTATTTTCCGCAATTCCAACAATTTGAAGGACAACCCGCGCACGTTCAAAATCGCCTTTGCCGCCATGCCGAGAATTTCGAAAAATGATTCCGAATTCAAATATCCGGGCGGGCTTGGCGACGTCATCTCCATCAACGCCAAGTCGCCGAACAAGGAAGCGGCCTGGAAGTTTCTGAAGTGGTATGCCGACGGCGGCATGCTTCCGGTAGCTGCCGGCGGACGTATCCCCGCTTCGAAAGCGGTGAACAAAGACGAGGCGCTCAATCTGATGCTCAAGGGAGTCGAAGATTTGTACGATAAAGATTCGCTCATGAAGGTCGTATTCGGGGAGTTCCCGACCTATGTAGACATGCTGGATCAGAAAATGGTCGACATGCGCAGAGAAGAATTCGAGAAAT
- a CDS encoding cache domain-containing sensor histidine kinase, with product MKKRRFWIPNTLRHRLFVAYVVLLLLPYSMLSVYHFREIEHAMRSNISQQDKQNLESVKRSLDNVMGFMTKTATLLEQDATVQSLLMYPDLFDDFERGRKLDSKFSSIINSFFLSEAEVYFTVADLHHHVYKSYIPLQYEPGKEQAWIAKHEQSGQKFQWISADPNYVSRDISRSPSLVSFISTLSDEQFRPVGYARISIDYDPWFKSFTSSAKESGQTYFIVDEKGTVLGRSDPGSELPAAVTGKLAEANPAESLSARDDSNSLYNFSYIPALHWYVVKQAPLDVLYREVNQEKQRFYIVISAFSLAFLFFTFVITGAFTRPLKLLQKKMETAAAKELQVTLSEQRGAEEIVALSASFNRMLRDMNGLIGRLKEEERQRQVVRFQVLLSQMDPHFLLNTLNTIKCIALKNDDEETHDLCVSLGKLLERSLNLEVDMIYLEDEIEMVRAYMQIQNARYGNLFTIEYDYEHALRYALVPKATLQPLVENSIYHGFSARREGHIIMRIYTSADQLVMEIEDDGAGLGPKTPASRRRKGIGLQNIRERLEILFQQRAGLELIALEHGVLARLRIPLLLSTPYGKEGYVDVVNVNRGG from the coding sequence ATGAAGAAGCGGCGATTTTGGATTCCGAATACGCTCCGGCATCGGCTGTTTGTTGCCTATGTCGTGCTGTTGCTGCTTCCTTACTCTATGCTGAGCGTCTACCATTTTCGCGAAATCGAACACGCAATGCGCAGCAATATTAGCCAGCAGGACAAGCAAAATCTGGAATCGGTCAAGCGTTCGCTTGATAACGTAATGGGGTTCATGACGAAGACGGCAACGCTGCTTGAGCAGGACGCGACCGTCCAGTCGCTGCTTATGTACCCGGATCTCTTTGACGATTTCGAACGGGGAAGGAAGCTCGACTCCAAATTTTCAAGCATCATCAACAGCTTCTTCCTGTCGGAGGCCGAAGTTTATTTTACGGTTGCCGATCTCCACCATCATGTGTACAAGTCCTACATTCCTCTCCAGTATGAGCCGGGCAAAGAGCAGGCCTGGATTGCGAAGCACGAACAATCGGGCCAAAAATTTCAATGGATCAGCGCCGATCCCAATTACGTTTCCCGCGATATTTCGCGGAGTCCGTCGCTTGTATCGTTCATTTCGACGCTCAGCGACGAGCAGTTCCGTCCCGTCGGTTATGCGCGGATCAGCATCGATTACGACCCGTGGTTCAAGTCCTTTACATCCTCCGCCAAAGAAAGCGGCCAAACGTACTTTATCGTGGACGAAAAAGGCACCGTGCTGGGAAGATCGGATCCCGGGTCGGAATTGCCGGCTGCGGTTACGGGCAAGCTTGCGGAGGCTAATCCGGCCGAGAGTTTGTCTGCCCGGGACGATTCGAATTCGCTCTACAATTTCAGCTATATTCCCGCTTTGCATTGGTATGTGGTGAAACAAGCTCCGCTCGATGTGCTGTATCGCGAAGTCAATCAGGAGAAGCAGCGCTTCTATATCGTCATATCGGCGTTTAGTCTCGCGTTTCTGTTCTTCACCTTCGTCATAACCGGAGCTTTCACCCGCCCGCTGAAGCTGCTGCAAAAAAAGATGGAAACCGCGGCGGCCAAAGAACTGCAAGTGACGCTCTCCGAGCAGCGCGGAGCGGAGGAGATCGTCGCGCTGTCCGCAAGCTTCAACCGGATGCTGCGCGACATGAACGGGCTGATCGGGCGGCTGAAGGAAGAGGAGCGGCAGCGGCAGGTCGTCCGCTTTCAAGTGCTGCTGTCGCAGATGGACCCGCACTTTCTGCTCAATACGCTCAATACGATCAAATGCATCGCGCTCAAAAACGACGACGAAGAAACGCATGATCTGTGCGTATCGCTCGGCAAGCTGCTGGAGCGGAGCCTGAACCTCGAGGTGGACATGATCTATTTGGAGGATGAGATCGAAATGGTGAGGGCGTATATGCAAATTCAGAATGCCCGCTACGGCAACCTGTTTACGATCGAATACGACTATGAGCATGCGCTGCGGTACGCGCTCGTGCCGAAAGCGACGCTGCAGCCGCTCGTCGAAAATTCGATCTATCACGGTTTCTCCGCCCGCCGTGAAGGACATATCATCATGCGGATCTATACATCGGCAGATCAGCTCGTCATGGAGATCGAGGACGACGGCGCCGGGCTCGGGCCGAAGACGCCGGCTTCCCGCAGGCGGAAAGGAATCGGCCTGCAAAATATCCGGGAGCGGCTGGAGATTCTGTTTCAGCAGCGGGCGGGCCTCGAGCTGATCGCTTTGGAGCATGGAGTACTGGCGCGTCTGCGCATTCCGCTGCTCTTGTCAACCCCTTACGGAAAGGAGGGTTACGTCGATGTGGTCAACGTTAATCGTGGAGGATGA
- a CDS encoding family 16 glycoside hydrolase — MDGGTEFRFVGTNVPFLLRSWADPAEIEDTMKAAAASGINVIRAYPFEVRMSADPQGTFRHVMGPGNFNESAFKLADKAIQLANQYNIRLIIPFVDNYNYVGGYADWAAFRGKSASEFWTDATLKQDFKNFISYVLNRTNSYTNILYKDDKAIMAWQLGNELLSTDSWTSEMAAYTKSIDPNHLVGDGGYVRAQGIRTNAVNDANIDFIDPHIYSYHQVDMAAKLSEWRNTTAGKKPLIIGEFGDYSAAETEQLLGIVQSNGTSGAMYWGTMPHHKLGGWHWPPLNGWVYLRYPGFASGDWAEETAIVGKLRQYAYAMQGQSPPAWPAPAAPVMLPADSVHNLSWRGSAGAREYEIGRAQSASGPWTVIAANATDDVSVPRFYNDTVPLFDDTTAVPGTSYYYRVRAKSADGVASVYSNVIGPIMARDVIVVDNGGINYTETGTWGSSTLPGSYNGGSRYSSLAGSTARWQPNVTAPGYYSIFVRYPYHATSALNARYKIYHNGVFDSVSGIDQTVLADGKWRLIDTVYFAGGPSEYIELQAVGGSSANYRADAVLVEPRLFGDSFQRDGGVAGWTAPSGVWSTATDGTTVFKQSGTTGEAEAYAGPSVADAAVSAAVKAYDLSGANASAGLIARASADLSSFYTMRINYDTNKLQLYKKVSGVWTKLGETDFQASPGTWYLLRLELKGASIKAFVNGSIKLNVSDTALSAGYSGLRTYGQTVVFDNFHISAN; from the coding sequence ATGGACGGCGGTACCGAGTTCCGTTTTGTCGGCACGAATGTGCCGTTTTTGCTCCGGTCGTGGGCCGATCCGGCCGAGATCGAAGACACGATGAAGGCGGCGGCCGCTTCCGGTATCAACGTCATCCGGGCGTACCCGTTCGAAGTGCGGATGAGCGCCGATCCGCAGGGAACGTTCAGGCATGTTATGGGCCCGGGAAATTTTAACGAAAGCGCGTTTAAGCTCGCCGACAAAGCAATTCAGCTGGCAAATCAGTACAACATCCGGCTTATTATCCCGTTCGTGGACAATTACAATTATGTCGGGGGATACGCCGACTGGGCGGCATTCCGGGGCAAAAGCGCAAGCGAATTTTGGACCGATGCGACTCTCAAGCAAGATTTTAAAAATTTTATCTCCTACGTCTTAAACCGCACAAACAGCTACACCAATATCCTTTATAAAGACGACAAAGCGATTATGGCTTGGCAGCTCGGCAACGAGTTGCTGTCGACGGACAGCTGGACGAGCGAAATGGCCGCTTATACGAAAAGTATCGATCCCAATCACCTCGTCGGCGACGGGGGCTATGTGCGCGCGCAGGGGATCCGGACGAATGCAGTCAACGACGCCAACATTGATTTTATCGATCCGCACATTTACAGCTATCACCAGGTGGACATGGCGGCCAAGCTTTCGGAATGGAGAAACACGACGGCAGGCAAAAAGCCGCTCATTATCGGGGAGTTCGGCGATTATTCCGCCGCTGAAACCGAGCAATTGCTCGGCATTGTGCAGAGCAACGGTACGAGTGGCGCGATGTACTGGGGAACGATGCCGCATCATAAGCTGGGAGGATGGCATTGGCCACCGCTGAACGGCTGGGTCTACCTTCGCTACCCGGGCTTTGCAAGCGGCGACTGGGCGGAAGAGACGGCGATCGTCGGGAAGCTGCGTCAATACGCATATGCCATGCAAGGGCAGTCGCCGCCGGCGTGGCCGGCGCCGGCAGCTCCTGTCATGCTGCCGGCCGATTCCGTGCATAACCTGTCATGGAGGGGATCGGCGGGAGCGCGCGAATATGAAATCGGGCGGGCGCAGAGCGCATCCGGCCCGTGGACGGTCATCGCCGCTAATGCAACCGACGATGTGTCCGTGCCGCGCTTTTACAACGATACCGTACCGCTGTTTGACGACACAACCGCCGTTCCCGGCACATCTTACTATTACCGGGTGCGGGCGAAAAGCGCAGACGGCGTGGCGTCCGTTTATTCGAACGTGATCGGTCCCATTATGGCACGCGATGTCATCGTGGTCGATAACGGTGGCATAAACTATACGGAGACCGGAACATGGGGAAGCAGTACGCTGCCCGGAAGCTATAACGGAGGTTCGCGATACAGCAGCCTTGCCGGCAGCACGGCGCGCTGGCAGCCGAACGTGACGGCGCCCGGCTATTACAGCATTTTTGTCCGCTATCCGTATCATGCGACGTCGGCGCTCAATGCGCGCTACAAAATTTACCATAACGGTGTTTTCGACTCTGTCAGCGGCATCGACCAAACCGTCCTGGCGGACGGAAAGTGGCGGCTGATCGATACCGTCTACTTTGCGGGGGGACCGTCGGAATATATCGAGCTGCAGGCGGTGGGCGGTTCCTCGGCCAACTACCGCGCGGACGCCGTACTGGTTGAACCGCGGCTGTTTGGGGACAGCTTTCAACGAGACGGCGGAGTCGCGGGTTGGACGGCGCCGAGCGGCGTTTGGAGCACTGCGACGGACGGAACGACGGTCTTTAAGCAATCGGGCACTACGGGCGAGGCGGAAGCCTATGCGGGACCTTCCGTCGCCGATGCCGCCGTTTCGGCTGCCGTCAAAGCGTATGATCTGAGCGGCGCCAATGCATCGGCAGGGTTAATCGCACGGGCGAGCGCCGATCTGTCCAGCTTTTACACGATGCGCATCAATTATGATACGAATAAGCTGCAGCTGTACAAAAAGGTGAGCGGCGTTTGGACGAAGCTCGGCGAGACGGACTTCCAAGCTTCGCCGGGAACGTGGTATTTGCTCCGGCTGGAGCTGAAAGGAGCTTCAATTAAAGCGTTTGTGAACGGTTCAATCAAGCTGAACGTTTCGGATACGGCTTTGTCGGCCGGGTACTCGGGCCTGCGGACGTACGGCCAGACCGTTGTTTTCGACAACTTCCATATTTCGGCGAATTAA
- a CDS encoding response regulator, which translates to MWSTLIVEDEHQAAEYVRTLVLKADAGFRIVGDASNGKEAYELIVKNAPDLVICDIRMPEWDGIELLKRVRQAGIESRFVMLTCMNEFEYARQALEYGASSYLLKLSMDLISFKKMLEKMDAELRKLGRMKQIETYLSAVPERDQAATDHPEINKVIEYLNARYRGQVTLSSAARHINMDPSYLSDLFKRKTSLTLTEYVNRLRIDAALFYLKQTDDAVGEIGARVGFMNDNYFIKMFKRLTGMTPSQYRRQFRP; encoded by the coding sequence ATGTGGTCAACGTTAATCGTGGAGGATGAGCATCAGGCGGCGGAGTACGTGCGGACGCTCGTTCTGAAAGCGGATGCGGGCTTTCGGATCGTCGGCGACGCCTCAAACGGAAAGGAAGCATACGAGTTGATTGTAAAAAACGCGCCCGATCTGGTCATTTGCGATATTCGGATGCCGGAGTGGGACGGAATCGAGCTGCTGAAGCGGGTCCGGCAGGCCGGCATTGAAAGCCGTTTCGTCATGCTCACCTGCATGAACGAATTCGAGTATGCCCGGCAGGCGCTGGAGTACGGAGCTTCGAGCTATTTGCTGAAGCTGTCAATGGATCTGATCTCTTTTAAAAAAATGCTGGAAAAGATGGATGCCGAGCTGCGCAAGCTGGGGCGGATGAAGCAAATCGAAACGTATTTATCCGCTGTGCCGGAGAGGGATCAGGCCGCAACCGATCACCCGGAAATCAATAAAGTAATCGAATATTTGAACGCCCGTTACCGCGGACAGGTCACGCTCAGCTCCGCCGCGCGTCATATTAATATGGATCCGAGCTATTTGAGCGACTTGTTCAAACGGAAAACGTCGCTTACGCTGACCGAATACGTGAACCGTCTGCGCATCGATGCCGCCTTGTTTTACTTGAAGCAGACGGATGATGCCGTCGGTGAAATCGGGGCGAGAGTCGGCTTCATGAACGACAACTATTTCATCAAGATGTTCAAGCGGCTGACCGGCATGACGCCAAGCCAATACCGGAGACAGTTCCGGCCCTGA